In Mastigocladopsis repens PCC 10914, a single window of DNA contains:
- a CDS encoding serine/threonine protein kinase has protein sequence MVQDQPNGRNRRILTEGNYQIPKGITANGLEGYANNLENLIREWPLKYRLQNGRFIITRFLGKGGFGVACLASDEVLGRDVVIKTLNRDVQSAPTFHKFKEDFVNEAKRLSKCQHPHIVQIYDIFYQGEMPCIVIEYIQGETLAQLLERRGRSLEENEALHYIRQISAALNVFHQNNFVHRDVKPGNIMIRDGTQEAVLIDFGIAREFSRNDMTVYFSKVYAPLEQYRSNEPNGPYTDIYALAATLYVLLTQENPPTAQERYSHTANGESDPLVRPKNYNPNITDQVNDTIIKGMALNSKERPQSIQEWLALINNFDPEIKPFQEKTKREIEHFQHYKNIHPETLNPKPDTPYPVIHQPLTQPSNQAASELTPPPVQGDNLSNTLELLGRTALMGAAIWLLAIALVRGNFNIGSLVSLLFLVGVISLALYHIPGLTTVQKFSLFIYAAIPTPIIFLVLNLWLKISPRRLPIFTTELLSLVAAFLAFLLLKFIWKIVKK, from the coding sequence ATGGTGCAAGACCAACCTAATGGTAGAAATCGCAGAATATTAACTGAGGGGAACTACCAAATCCCCAAAGGAATAACGGCTAATGGGTTAGAGGGTTACGCTAACAACCTAGAGAATCTTATTAGAGAGTGGCCACTGAAGTATCGGTTACAAAATGGACGATTTATTATCACACGCTTTTTGGGAAAAGGAGGCTTTGGTGTTGCCTGCCTTGCTAGTGATGAAGTACTCGGTCGGGATGTTGTGATCAAAACCCTCAATCGAGATGTACAAAGCGCTCCCACTTTTCATAAATTCAAGGAAGATTTTGTTAACGAGGCGAAACGACTAAGCAAATGCCAGCATCCTCACATTGTGCAAATTTACGATATTTTTTACCAAGGTGAAATGCCCTGCATAGTCATAGAATACATCCAGGGTGAAACTCTCGCTCAACTGCTGGAGCGACGTGGGCGCAGCCTGGAAGAAAATGAAGCGTTGCATTACATCCGTCAAATTAGTGCTGCCCTCAATGTGTTTCATCAAAACAATTTCGTGCATCGGGATGTAAAGCCTGGAAATATCATGATCCGAGACGGTACTCAAGAAGCTGTCTTAATAGATTTTGGCATTGCCCGTGAATTCAGCCGTAACGATATGACCGTATATTTTTCCAAGGTTTATGCACCACTTGAGCAGTATAGAAGCAACGAACCTAACGGTCCATATACGGATATTTATGCGTTGGCAGCAACTTTGTATGTTCTGTTAACTCAGGAAAATCCCCCAACTGCCCAAGAGAGATATTCTCACACTGCCAACGGTGAATCCGACCCATTAGTACGTCCAAAAAACTACAACCCGAATATCACCGATCAAGTGAATGATACCATTATCAAAGGGATGGCGCTAAATTCAAAGGAACGCCCTCAATCGATACAAGAATGGTTGGCTTTAATTAACAATTTTGACCCAGAAATAAAGCCTTTTCAGGAAAAGACTAAACGAGAAATAGAGCATTTTCAACACTATAAAAATATCCATCCTGAAACACTTAACCCCAAACCCGATACTCCATATCCTGTTATTCATCAGCCGCTCACGCAACCATCAAATCAAGCAGCATCCGAGCTAACCCCTCCCCCAGTCCAAGGGGATAACCTGTCTAACACTTTAGAATTATTAGGCAGGACAGCCTTAATGGGGGCGGCTATTTGGTTATTGGCGATCGCCCTTGTCAGAGGAAATTTTAATATTGGCTCTCTAGTCAGCCTGCTATTTTTGGTTGGTGTCATCTCTCTTGCCCTATATCACATACCAGGCTTAACAACCGTTCAGAAATTTTCTTTATTTATTTATGCTGCCATTCCGACACCGATAATTTTTCTAGTTCTAAATTTATGGCTGAAAATATCTCCTCGACGCTTGCCGATATTTACGACAGAGTTACTGTCTCTTGTTGCCGCTTTTTTGGCGTTTTTATTATTAAAATTTATCTGGAAAATAGTGAAGAAGTGA
- a CDS encoding site-2 protease family protein yields MLNSSETPIIATIVLVAFGILGWGLYRARPYGKLGILAWLQSVVLIAPWLLFFGLFAAGIYINIVGILFLLVASAGVYIFLGRQLRAAGQDAILRQRATQRLEADSSLQASPTDNSNAPEGSAQLKIEVLPIPEEDLNIIKGIFGIDTFFTTETIGYQEGAIFKGNLRGEPEAVHNRLTTSLQERLGDKYRLFLVENTDGRPVVIVLPSRNDPRPMTLAQKVFAVILLVGTIATSLEAGGLLLNFDFFTNPERFPEVLPISAGVLAVLVAHEIGHWLLARRHQIRLSLPYFLPAVQIGSFGAITRFESFLPNRKVLFDIALAGPAAGGILSLFMLVTGLLLSHKGSLFQLPNEFFSGSILVGTLARVILGSALHSPVVNVHPLVVIGWLGLVITALNLMPAGQLDGGRIVQAIYGRKTAGRATLATLIVLGLVSLGTSLAMYWAIVILFLQRDLERPSLNEITEPDDARAALGLLALFLMVATLLPLTSGLAGRLGIGG; encoded by the coding sequence ATGTTGAATTCATCAGAAACACCTATTATTGCCACAATTGTGCTGGTCGCTTTCGGAATCTTAGGTTGGGGCTTATATCGCGCCAGACCTTATGGCAAACTGGGAATCCTAGCCTGGTTACAGTCGGTAGTATTAATAGCTCCTTGGTTGTTATTTTTTGGCTTGTTTGCAGCAGGGATTTACATCAATATAGTAGGCATATTGTTCTTGTTGGTAGCATCCGCTGGGGTGTACATCTTCTTAGGAAGACAGTTGCGAGCAGCCGGACAAGATGCGATACTTAGGCAACGGGCAACTCAAAGGCTTGAGGCTGATTCCTCACTACAAGCCAGTCCCACAGATAATTCCAACGCTCCGGAAGGATCTGCACAATTGAAAATAGAAGTCTTGCCGATTCCTGAAGAAGACTTGAACATCATTAAAGGGATTTTCGGCATTGATACATTTTTTACCACAGAAACCATTGGCTACCAGGAAGGAGCAATCTTTAAAGGAAATCTGCGGGGAGAGCCAGAAGCGGTTCATAATCGTCTCACTACGAGTTTGCAAGAACGACTAGGTGATAAATACCGTCTTTTTTTAGTGGAAAACACAGATGGTAGACCTGTGGTGATTGTTCTTCCCAGCCGCAATGACCCTCGTCCGATGACCTTAGCGCAGAAAGTCTTTGCTGTTATCCTACTTGTGGGAACCATCGCCACAAGTCTGGAAGCTGGGGGGTTACTCCTGAACTTTGATTTCTTTACCAACCCAGAACGGTTCCCAGAAGTTTTACCCATCAGTGCTGGTGTCTTAGCGGTTTTGGTAGCTCACGAAATTGGTCATTGGTTACTCGCCCGCCGTCATCAAATCCGCCTCAGCTTGCCTTACTTTCTTCCTGCTGTGCAAATTGGTTCATTTGGTGCTATTACTCGTTTTGAATCTTTTTTACCCAACCGCAAGGTACTATTTGATATAGCCTTGGCAGGACCTGCTGCTGGGGGAATTTTATCTTTATTCATGTTGGTGACTGGATTACTACTTTCTCATAAAGGGAGTCTATTTCAATTACCAAATGAGTTTTTCTCTGGTTCAATTCTGGTAGGAACCTTAGCGCGGGTTATCCTCGGTTCTGCATTACACTCACCTGTAGTAAATGTACATCCACTTGTGGTGATTGGTTGGTTAGGTTTGGTCATCACTGCTTTAAATTTAATGCCAGCAGGTCAACTAGATGGTGGTCGTATTGTTCAAGCGATTTACGGACGCAAAACAGCAGGACGAGCAACACTAGCAACCCTAATTGTGCTGGGATTAGTGTCTCTCGGTACTTCTTTAGCTATGTACTGGGCAATTGTGATTCTGTTTTTACAACGAGATTTAGAACGTCCCAGTTTAAATGAAATTACCGAACCCGATGATGCACGGGCTGCTTTGGGTCTTTTGGCTTTGTTCTTGATGGTTGCTACTCTGCTTCCACTCACTTCCGGTTTAGCTGGGCGTTTGGGGATTGGCGGGTGA
- a CDS encoding ABC1 kinase family protein, with the protein MNWQTLTQQNNQRYDSKAIARYYRYRPWLAWARAIKIIWFFAVFILSLKWDEWQNQQEQNKFKRAIQLRQLLTRLGPTFIKVGQALSTRPDLIRKDYLDELVKLQDQLPPFDSVLAYKIIETQLERSIDEIFSELSPTPVAAASLGQVYRGRLHSGEEVAVKVQRPNLRPVLTLDLYLMRWAAGWLGPWLPLNLGHDLTMIVDEFGTKLFEEIDYINEARNAEKFANNFRDHPQVKVPLIYWRYTNTRVLTLEWINGFKLTETKSIREVGLDPETIIQIGVTAGLQQLLEHGFFHADPHPGNLFAMPDGRMAYIDFGMMDQLHEITKETLVDALVNVVNKDYNDLAEDFVKLGFLTPETDIHPIVPALEVVLGDAIGKNVGDFNFKTITDKFSELMYEYPFRIPAKFALIIRSLVTQEGIALSLNRNFKIVEVAYPYVARRLLTGESAQLRRRLLDVLFKDGKFQWHRLENLIAIARTDGNFDVLPTAQLGLQYLLSDEGKFLQRQLVLALTEDDRLHTEEVQRLWLLVKDDLKPTRLLNVAIEVLTEFSREGVVAILPKALKKL; encoded by the coding sequence GTGAATTGGCAGACCCTTACACAACAAAATAATCAACGCTACGACTCCAAGGCGATCGCCCGCTACTACCGCTACCGTCCCTGGTTGGCATGGGCACGGGCAATCAAAATAATTTGGTTTTTTGCGGTATTTATTCTTAGTCTCAAGTGGGATGAATGGCAAAATCAACAGGAGCAAAACAAGTTCAAAAGAGCTATCCAATTGCGGCAGTTGCTGACTCGCCTCGGTCCCACCTTCATTAAAGTTGGCCAAGCCCTGTCAACGCGACCAGACCTGATACGCAAAGATTACCTAGACGAACTGGTGAAACTGCAAGACCAGTTACCACCTTTTGATAGTGTACTCGCCTACAAAATTATCGAAACCCAACTAGAGCGCTCAATTGACGAAATTTTTAGCGAGTTGTCGCCGACTCCCGTTGCTGCTGCTAGCTTGGGACAAGTTTACCGTGGTCGTCTCCACAGTGGTGAAGAAGTGGCGGTGAAGGTACAACGCCCTAATTTGCGCCCAGTTCTCACACTCGACCTTTATCTCATGCGCTGGGCAGCTGGTTGGTTAGGTCCTTGGTTGCCCTTAAACCTTGGTCACGACCTCACAATGATTGTGGACGAGTTTGGCACCAAGTTATTTGAGGAAATTGATTACATCAACGAAGCCCGCAACGCGGAGAAATTTGCAAATAACTTCCGCGATCACCCTCAGGTCAAAGTGCCCCTTATCTATTGGCGTTACACCAATACCCGCGTTTTAACCCTAGAGTGGATTAACGGCTTCAAACTCACCGAAACAAAGAGTATTCGCGAAGTAGGTTTAGATCCAGAGACGATCATTCAAATAGGTGTCACCGCAGGTTTACAACAGCTCTTAGAACACGGTTTCTTCCATGCTGACCCCCATCCAGGTAATTTATTTGCCATGCCCGACGGTCGTATGGCTTACATAGACTTCGGCATGATGGATCAGTTACATGAAATTACAAAAGAAACTCTGGTAGATGCACTCGTAAATGTCGTTAATAAAGACTACAACGACTTAGCTGAAGATTTTGTCAAGCTAGGCTTTCTCACTCCAGAAACGGATATTCACCCGATAGTACCAGCATTAGAGGTGGTTTTGGGAGATGCCATTGGCAAAAACGTGGGGGATTTTAACTTCAAAACCATCACTGATAAGTTCTCAGAACTGATGTATGAATATCCTTTTAGAATTCCTGCGAAGTTTGCTTTGATTATTCGTTCTTTGGTCACGCAAGAAGGGATTGCTTTGAGCCTCAACCGGAATTTCAAAATTGTTGAAGTGGCGTACCCCTATGTGGCAAGGCGCTTGCTGACGGGAGAATCTGCACAACTGCGGCGACGATTGCTTGATGTGCTGTTCAAAGATGGTAAATTCCAGTGGCATCGGTTAGAAAATTTGATTGCGATCGCCCGCACGGATGGTAACTTCGACGTATTACCCACAGCCCAATTGGGATTGCAATATCTACTGTCTGATGAAGGCAAGTTTCTCCAGCGACAGTTGGTGCTTGCTCTCACTGAAGATGATCGCCTTCATACAGAAGAAGTTCAACGCTTATGGCTTTTGGTTAAAGATGACTTAAAACCCACTCGCTTGTTAAATGTGGCGATTGAAGTTTTAACAGAGTTCTCTAGAGAGGGAGTCGTTGCTATTCTACCGAAAGCCTTGAAAAAATTATGA
- a CDS encoding Npun_R2821/Npun_R2822 family protein: protein MIDGIYTLANDVVYDQLVALLNSIEVNAGREIPVCVIPYNDRLDRVRAEIAARKNVTLLEDSAVIAYWENFATQAWKAHLRAQRTWREWGFPDNYRLAMHRKLCGIHGVFDKFIYFDADTLLMGPLDYIYHKLNNYDWVTNDFQYKSDLKYIFDGASELIQKVFSEENLQSKLFCAGWFAAKKNVFTDAMVANLLDKLKSGEADVMALGGPDQSLFNYMICRSGISYYNFAYSDTKHVTGNHWSSQFDVVDNVLYDHGRRLTYIHYMSVPSSSFTRLCAGEDVSIPYREVFLHYRYLKSPESRPKTFTRPSQLMRLQKSTSSFLKQKISNFQLKYRNFKDKINN from the coding sequence ATGATAGACGGCATCTACACCCTAGCAAATGATGTGGTCTATGACCAACTCGTTGCCTTGCTTAACAGTATAGAAGTTAATGCAGGTAGAGAAATTCCCGTTTGCGTCATTCCCTATAACGATCGCCTCGACAGGGTGCGTGCGGAAATAGCAGCTAGAAAGAATGTAACACTTTTGGAGGATTCTGCTGTAATTGCTTACTGGGAAAATTTTGCTACCCAAGCGTGGAAAGCTCATCTCAGAGCACAAAGGACTTGGAGAGAATGGGGCTTTCCAGACAACTATCGTCTAGCCATGCACCGCAAGCTTTGTGGTATTCATGGTGTATTTGACAAATTTATTTACTTTGACGCAGATACTCTGCTCATGGGGCCTCTAGACTACATATATCATAAGTTAAATAACTATGATTGGGTAACAAATGATTTTCAGTATAAGTCTGACTTAAAATATATTTTTGACGGAGCCTCCGAGCTTATCCAAAAAGTTTTTTCCGAAGAAAACCTACAGTCCAAATTATTCTGCGCTGGTTGGTTTGCTGCTAAAAAAAATGTTTTTACTGATGCAATGGTAGCAAATTTACTAGACAAATTAAAGTCAGGTGAAGCTGACGTAATGGCATTGGGAGGACCTGACCAATCCTTATTTAACTATATGATTTGCCGTAGTGGAATATCCTACTACAACTTTGCCTATTCTGATACAAAACATGTAACTGGTAATCACTGGTCTTCTCAATTTGATGTAGTAGACAACGTTTTATACGACCACGGGCGTCGGCTGACATACATACATTACATGAGTGTGCCCTCATCAAGCTTTACACGTCTTTGTGCAGGAGAGGATGTCTCTATTCCATATAGAGAAGTGTTCCTACATTACCGTTACCTCAAGTCTCCAGAATCTAGACCTAAAACCTTTACCCGCCCAAGTCAGCTAATGCGTCTGCAAAAGTCTACCAGCAGTTTTTTAAAGCAAAAAATCAGTAATTTTCAGCTTAAGTATCGCAATTTTAAGGATAAAATCAATAATTGA